One genomic region from Cyanobacteriota bacterium encodes:
- a CDS encoding histone deacetylase → MVRVIYSDRFLDHDTGRFHPERPGRLTAIVDALATAPWRQRLTWQQPTPVADRQSTLMSLLHTLHHPDYVASVERLANSGGGRLDPDTVVSAESYDVAMLAVSAWLDGVDHVVQTEQPAFVLARPPGHHALSDRGMGFCLFANAAIAAYYALQQPNVQRVAILDWDVHHGNGTQALVENHPQIAYCSLHEFPNYPGTGRTSEQGAFGNVLNLPMPPGSSMRDYEPLFRDKIVPFFTALQPDVLIVSAGYDANRDDPLAGINLVPENYGVFTRYCLQVTRRILFGLEGGYDFSSLGQSVVATIAACLED, encoded by the coding sequence ATGGTTCGTGTCATCTATTCCGATCGCTTCCTTGACCACGACACTGGGCGCTTTCACCCAGAACGACCGGGCCGCTTAACGGCGATCGTAGATGCTTTGGCAACGGCACCTTGGCGACAGCGACTTACATGGCAGCAACCAACGCCAGTGGCCGATCGCCAGTCAACCCTGATGTCCCTGCTGCATACTCTTCACCATCCTGACTATGTTGCCTCTGTAGAGCGACTAGCTAACAGCGGGGGTGGCAGGCTAGATCCTGATACGGTTGTTTCTGCTGAGAGCTATGACGTGGCCATGCTGGCAGTGAGTGCTTGGTTAGATGGTGTTGACCACGTTGTGCAGACTGAGCAACCAGCCTTTGTGTTGGCGCGTCCCCCTGGACACCACGCCCTTAGCGATCGAGGAATGGGCTTTTGTCTGTTTGCTAATGCAGCGATCGCAGCCTACTACGCTCTTCAACAACCTAATGTGCAAAGAGTTGCCATTCTAGACTGGGATGTTCACCATGGCAATGGCACCCAGGCGCTAGTAGAAAACCATCCCCAAATTGCCTATTGCTCACTACACGAGTTTCCCAACTATCCAGGCACAGGTCGAACCAGCGAACAGGGGGCATTTGGGAATGTGTTGAATTTGCCCATGCCCCCCGGTAGCAGTATGAGGGATTATGAGCCGCTGTTTCGAGACAAAATAGTGCCGTTTTTCACAGCCTTGCAACCAGATGTACTGATTGTGAGTGCGGGCTATGATGCGAACCGTGACGACCCCCTCGCTGGGATTAACCTCGTGCCAGAAAACTATGGTGTGTTTACCCGCTATTGCCTTCAGGTTACGCGCCGCATTCTGTTTGGGTTAGAAGGTGGCTACGACTTTTCTTCCCTAGGTCAGTCTGTAGTGGCAACGATCGCTGCTTGTTTAGAGGACTGA
- a CDS encoding glutathione S-transferase N-terminal domain-containing protein, which produces MIDLYAFATPNGRKPAIFLEEVGLPYTLHKVDISKGEQFNPDFVAISPNSKIPTIVDQESGITVFESGAILIYLAEKTGYFLPVDRARRIQVISWLMFQMANVGPMFGQLSHFRRFAPEPIPYAIHRYEKEALRLCGVMDRQLSTHEFLAGEYSIADMATYPWVATYEFLQLSLENYPHLRRWFTTLQQRPAVQRGMAIFS; this is translated from the coding sequence ATGATTGACCTGTATGCCTTTGCGACTCCCAACGGTCGCAAGCCTGCAATTTTCCTAGAGGAAGTTGGTCTGCCCTATACTCTCCACAAGGTGGATATTTCCAAGGGTGAACAGTTTAATCCTGACTTTGTTGCCATCAGCCCCAACAGCAAAATTCCGACCATTGTGGATCAAGAGTCAGGCATTACAGTGTTTGAGTCAGGCGCAATCTTGATTTATCTAGCGGAGAAAACAGGCTACTTTCTACCCGTGGATCGTGCACGTCGCATTCAGGTTATATCGTGGCTTATGTTTCAAATGGCAAATGTTGGCCCTATGTTTGGCCAGTTGTCTCACTTTCGGCGGTTTGCACCTGAACCAATTCCCTATGCTATTCATCGCTACGAAAAAGAGGCTCTCCGTCTCTGTGGCGTGATGGATAGGCAACTCAGCACCCATGAGTTCCTAGCTGGCGAATATTCCATTGCTGACATGGCCACCTATCCCTGGGTAGCTACCTATGAGTTTCTGCAACTCTCGTTAGAGAACTATCCTCACCTAAGGCGATGGTTCACTACTTTGCAGCAACGTCCAGCAGTTCAGCGAGGTATGGCCATCTTTTCTTAA